ATGGGGGTCAAAAGATCCATCAGACCATTTAATTTGATCTCGTAAACAGTTGAAAGCTGCATTCCCAGTTTTCCCTTTGGCATTCCATTTTTGTTGAACCATTCCAGGTAGCTGACCGGAAGATCAATCAAAACCGTTCCTTCGTACTTACCGAACGGCATTTTCATGACACAGATTTCTTTTAATATTTCGGGATTGAGTCCTTCCACTTTTATATAATTAAATTAATTTTTCTTTAATATCATCCTGTCCGGGCAGTTCTAGATCCGGGGGAGCATATTCATCCGAAAATTCATTCCTGTACACCTGAACCAGAAGAAGCGTCAGTGAGATCAGAATAGGCCCGAAAATAAGCCCC
This DNA window, taken from Chryseobacterium viscerum, encodes the following:
- a CDS encoding DUF3820 family protein; its protein translation is MEGLNPEILKEICVMKMPFGKYEGTVLIDLPVSYLEWFNKNGMPKGKLGMQLSTVYEIKLNGLMDLLTPIRAALR